Proteins from a single region of Cytophagaceae bacterium:
- a CDS encoding tyrosine-type recombinase/integrase — translation MAQADNEIKGFRELNQKFEKKLSILGLSRSTYLNYIRHLAKLSLHFKCLPTELDEDQLTDYLNLVQQEHNTPSESYFKFTIYGLRLLFKIEGIKPIDMGLPSIKKDKKLPVVLSKEEMWRLLQAPDLLKHKILIGLLYGCGLRCFESRNVRLRDLDFDRKMLHVYQGKGKKDRYVPLSEHLIRGLKKYISAEKPEDWLFNGQPLENRKGGDFDSRYSQKGVQWAVAQAAKKADISKHVNVHTLRHTYATHLLEDGTDIVTLKGLLGHESIETTMIYLHVAQSGRVKPFSPLDTLFAACQPKR, via the coding sequence ATAGCTCAAGCAGACAATGAAATTAAGGGATTCAGAGAGTTGAACCAAAAGTTTGAGAAAAAACTTTCGATACTTGGTCTAAGTCGGAGTACTTATCTCAATTATATCAGGCACTTAGCTAAATTGTCCCTTCATTTTAAATGCTTACCAACCGAACTTGACGAAGACCAACTGACAGACTATCTAAATCTGGTACAACAAGAACATAACACACCCTCTGAAAGCTATTTTAAATTTACAATTTACGGGCTGAGGCTGCTCTTCAAAATTGAAGGCATCAAGCCGATAGACATGGGCTTGCCGAGCATAAAGAAAGACAAGAAGTTGCCTGTAGTGCTGAGCAAAGAAGAAATGTGGAGACTGCTACAAGCACCTGATTTACTGAAACATAAGATACTGATAGGGCTACTTTACGGCTGCGGTTTACGTTGTTTTGAGTCTCGTAATGTTCGGCTCAGAGACTTAGATTTTGACCGAAAAATGCTTCATGTTTACCAAGGCAAAGGAAAGAAAGACAGATATGTGCCATTGAGCGAGCATCTGATCAGAGGCTTGAAGAAATACATCTCAGCTGAAAAACCTGAAGATTGGCTATTTAATGGTCAGCCACTTGAGAATCGAAAAGGGGGAGATTTTGACTCCAGATATTCACAAAAAGGGGTTCAATGGGCAGTGGCTCAAGCAGCCAAAAAAGCAGACATAAGCAAACACGTAAACGTACACACGCTCAGACATACCTATGCTACTCATTTGCTCGAAGATGGTACTGATATCGTAACCCTGAAAGGATTGCTGGGTCACGAAAGCATAGAGACCACAATGATTTATCTGCATGTAGCCCAAAGTGGCAGAGTAAAGCCTTTTAGTCCATTGGACACACTGTTTGCTGCATGTCAACCCAAAAGGTAG
- a CDS encoding IS91 family transposase, with the protein MSTQKVEACTERSRSVADVLNQLGENIEHIGLNTWQLRTLSAIKRCRTAALGGHIDACDSCGNISISYNSCRNRHCPKCQGEKREEWIQAREAELLPVPYFHVVFTLPSELNSLVMHEPRVLYDALFAATWQTVAVFAKDEKHLNAQAGMIAVLHTWGQNLSLHPHLHCIVPGGGVDAKGRWRKARLKGKFLFPVKAMSVVFRAKYLSELRHRLKEKVPQTLLNELYKKSWVVYAKRPFGSPKLVVEYLGRYTHKVAISNHRIKSVDGKTVTFTYKDYKTGAQVKEMTLSLEEFTRRFSQHILPRGFVRIRHYGILSSTWKRSRLPELQQKLGQKQTEAKGKTQRVRPCKCCKTGSLRTILSFDQRGPPEFYKDLWYKLIQPVLA; encoded by the coding sequence ATGTCAACCCAAAAGGTAGAAGCCTGCACTGAGCGAAGTCGAAGTGTAGCTGATGTACTCAATCAACTGGGCGAAAATATTGAGCATATTGGTTTAAATACTTGGCAGTTACGCACCCTATCAGCCATAAAGCGTTGCCGTACAGCAGCCTTGGGTGGTCATATTGATGCTTGTGATAGCTGTGGCAATATCAGCATCAGTTACAACTCGTGTAGGAACCGCCACTGCCCTAAATGCCAAGGTGAAAAGCGAGAAGAATGGATACAGGCAAGAGAAGCCGAGTTATTGCCAGTGCCTTATTTTCATGTTGTTTTCACTTTGCCCAGTGAGCTAAATTCTTTGGTTATGCATGAGCCCAGAGTGTTGTATGACGCCCTTTTTGCGGCAACATGGCAGACAGTGGCAGTTTTTGCGAAGGACGAAAAACATCTTAATGCACAGGCCGGAATGATAGCGGTGTTACACACGTGGGGACAGAATCTGAGTCTTCATCCGCACCTGCATTGCATAGTGCCGGGTGGTGGGGTTGATGCCAAAGGACGCTGGCGAAAAGCACGATTGAAAGGTAAATTCCTGTTTCCTGTAAAAGCCATGAGTGTGGTATTCAGGGCAAAATATCTGTCTGAACTCAGACACAGACTAAAAGAAAAAGTACCCCAAACACTGCTTAACGAACTCTATAAAAAATCGTGGGTGGTGTATGCCAAGCGTCCGTTTGGTAGCCCGAAATTGGTAGTGGAATATCTGGGCAGATACACGCACAAGGTGGCAATTAGCAATCACCGCATCAAAAGTGTGGATGGCAAGACTGTTACTTTTACTTATAAAGACTACAAAACTGGTGCTCAGGTAAAGGAAATGACGCTTAGTCTTGAGGAATTTACCAGAAGATTTAGCCAGCATATCTTGCCCAGAGGCTTTGTACGCATACGTCACTATGGCATATTAAGCAGTACTTGGAAGCGATCCAGACTACCAGAATTGCAGCAAAAACTTGGACAAAAGCAAACCGAAGCCAAAGGGAAAACTCAAAGAGTAAGACCCTGTAAATGTTGCAAAACGGGTAGTTTGCGAACGATACTGAGCTTTGATCAGCGAGGGCCACCAGAGTTTTATAAGGACCTGTGGTATAAGTTAATCCAACCAGTTCTAGCATGA
- a CDS encoding type I restriction endonuclease subunit R, translating to MKPITEDNIEKFSIELLQSIGWNYIHGLLIAPGAEQTERENFEQIILLNRLRESIYKINPRIPKDAQEQAVQKVIRIYTPELLHNNESFHQLLVEKVKIPYQQDGFERSYEVALIDFENPLNNEFLCVNQYTIVEKNQNKRPDILLFVNGMPLVVIELKNAADENATMRKAFDQLQTYKSTIPSLFTYNAICVISDGMECKAGSVSAGYSRFMTWKTADGQKEASRFIPQLEILLKGMLNPVTLLDLVRNFIVFEKSKKEDTKTGITQIETVKKLAAYHQYYAVNKAVQSSIIASGAKGDKKGGVVWHTQGSGKSLSMVFYSGKLITSPEMQNPTIVVITDRNDLDDQLFDTFANSKQLLRQEPVQAENREHLKELLKVASGGIVFATIQKFLPEDQKSVYDQLSERRNIVVIADEAHRTQYGFEASIKEVKDKETKESIGKRIAYGFAKYMRDALPNATYIGFTGTPIEGTDVNTPQVFGQYVDVYDISQSVADGATVRIYYESRLAKVNLDEEGKRLIEEFDVELEQDEEITDQQKAKAKYTKLEAIVGNEERIKNLAKDIVTHSEQRQKVFDGKGMIVAMSRRIAADLYKEIIALRPEWHDDDLNKGAIKVVMTSNSADGPEMQRHNTTKQQRKNLAERMKDPADPLRLVIVRDMWLTGFDAPCLHTLYIDKPMRGHNLMQAIARVNRVFKDKPGGLIVDYLGIANDLKKALSFYSDSGGKGEPTLDLEKAIALMNEKYEVVQQFFNEEAKTQKDIVAEEPEAYYANSFRFNYKRFFNVEPKEKMSIILQSEEHILGLEDGKTRFIREVTLLSQAFALSIPHERAMEIKDDIAFFQAVKARLVKFEGTGTGKSDIEIETAIKQIVDEALSSDKVIDIFEAAGIDKPEISGLEVLSDEFLLEVKGMKHQNLALELLKKLLNDEIKTRSKTNLVKSKKLLEMLEGAIKRYQNNLLTTAEIIQELINIAKEIKEADKEGERLGLTKDEVAFYNALEVNDSAVMVLGDDQLKEIAREITDKVRANATIDWTIRESARARLMVIVKRTLTKWGYPPDKQAKAIETVLKQAELMADFFTKD from the coding sequence ATGAAACCAATAACTGAAGATAACATAGAAAAATTCTCAATTGAATTACTTCAATCAATTGGGTGGAATTATATTCACGGTCTTCTAATAGCACCTGGAGCGGAGCAAACAGAAAGAGAGAATTTTGAGCAAATAATACTGCTAAACCGTTTACGTGAATCCATTTATAAAATTAATCCAAGAATTCCTAAAGATGCTCAAGAACAGGCTGTTCAGAAAGTAATTAGAATATATACACCAGAACTTTTGCACAATAATGAATCCTTTCATCAACTATTAGTAGAGAAAGTAAAAATTCCTTATCAACAAGATGGTTTTGAACGTAGTTATGAAGTTGCTTTGATTGATTTTGAAAATCCGTTGAACAATGAATTTTTGTGTGTTAATCAATACACCATTGTTGAAAAAAATCAAAACAAACGACCTGATATATTGCTGTTTGTAAACGGAATGCCATTAGTTGTAATCGAACTAAAAAATGCAGCAGATGAAAACGCTACCATGCGTAAAGCATTTGACCAATTGCAAACATACAAATCCACCATTCCAAGTTTATTTACTTACAACGCTATTTGTGTAATATCTGACGGAATGGAATGTAAGGCGGGTAGTGTTTCAGCTGGTTACAGCCGTTTTATGACATGGAAAACAGCCGATGGCCAAAAGGAAGCATCACGGTTTATTCCTCAATTAGAAATTCTTTTAAAAGGAATGCTGAACCCTGTCACCCTCCTAGATTTAGTTCGCAATTTCATTGTGTTTGAAAAAAGTAAAAAGGAAGATACTAAAACTGGCATCACACAAATTGAAACAGTTAAGAAATTAGCCGCATATCATCAATATTATGCAGTAAACAAAGCCGTTCAATCATCTATTATTGCCTCGGGAGCAAAAGGTGACAAAAAAGGCGGTGTCGTTTGGCATACACAAGGTTCTGGTAAAAGCTTAAGTATGGTTTTCTATTCGGGCAAATTGATAACATCACCCGAAATGCAAAACCCAACAATTGTAGTCATTACCGACCGTAACGATTTGGACGACCAGTTATTTGACACGTTTGCAAATTCCAAACAATTACTAAGGCAAGAACCTGTTCAAGCAGAAAACAGAGAACATTTAAAGGAATTGTTAAAAGTGGCAAGCGGTGGAATTGTGTTTGCTACCATTCAGAAGTTTTTACCCGAAGACCAAAAATCGGTTTACGACCAGCTTTCGGAACGTAGAAACATAGTTGTAATTGCAGATGAAGCACACAGAACGCAGTACGGTTTTGAAGCATCAATCAAAGAAGTAAAAGATAAGGAAACTAAAGAGAGTATAGGAAAACGCATTGCGTATGGCTTTGCCAAATATATGCGAGATGCTTTACCAAATGCAACTTATATTGGTTTTACAGGAACACCTATCGAGGGCACGGATGTAAATACTCCCCAAGTTTTCGGGCAATATGTAGATGTGTATGATATATCACAATCGGTTGCCGATGGAGCAACAGTTCGCATTTATTACGAAAGCCGTTTGGCAAAAGTGAATTTGGATGAAGAAGGCAAACGCTTAATTGAAGAATTTGATGTAGAACTTGAACAGGACGAAGAAATAACAGACCAGCAAAAAGCAAAAGCCAAATACACAAAATTGGAGGCTATTGTTGGAAATGAGGAACGTATAAAAAATTTAGCGAAAGACATTGTAACCCATTCGGAACAACGCCAAAAAGTATTTGATGGCAAAGGTATGATTGTAGCAATGAGCCGCAGAATTGCAGCCGATTTATACAAAGAAATTATTGCATTAAGACCCGAATGGCACGATGATGATTTAAACAAGGGAGCAATTAAGGTTGTAATGACTTCAAATAGTGCTGATGGCCCCGAAATGCAACGCCATAACACTACAAAGCAACAGCGTAAAAATTTAGCAGAACGAATGAAAGACCCAGCCGACCCGTTGCGTTTGGTTATAGTTCGTGATATGTGGTTGACTGGTTTCGACGCTCCTTGTTTGCATACGCTCTACATTGACAAACCAATGAGAGGACACAACTTAATGCAAGCCATAGCTAGGGTAAACCGTGTTTTTAAAGACAAGCCAGGCGGTTTAATTGTTGACTATTTGGGAATTGCAAATGACTTAAAAAAAGCATTGTCTTTTTATTCGGATTCAGGTGGTAAAGGCGAACCTACGTTAGATTTAGAAAAAGCAATTGCCTTGATGAATGAAAAATATGAAGTAGTTCAACAGTTTTTCAATGAAGAAGCTAAAACACAAAAAGATATTGTTGCCGAAGAACCCGAAGCATATTATGCAAACAGTTTTAGATTTAACTATAAGAGGTTTTTTAATGTTGAACCAAAGGAGAAAATGTCAATTATTCTTCAATCAGAAGAACATATTTTGGGTTTAGAAGATGGCAAAACTCGTTTCATAAGGGAAGTAACATTGTTAAGTCAAGCCTTTGCTTTATCTATTCCGCACGAAAGAGCAATGGAAATTAAAGATGACATTGCATTTTTTCAAGCAGTAAAAGCAAGGCTTGTAAAATTTGAAGGAACAGGAACAGGCAAATCAGATATTGAAATAGAAACAGCCATCAAACAAATAGTTGATGAAGCATTAAGTTCAGACAAAGTAATAGATATTTTTGAAGCAGCAGGTATTGACAAACCCGAAATATCTGGTTTAGAAGTGCTTTCAGATGAATTTCTTTTGGAAGTAAAAGGAATGAAGCACCAAAATTTGGCATTAGAACTTTTAAAGAAATTATTGAATGACGAAATAAAAACACGTTCTAAAACCAATTTAGTAAAGAGTAAAAAACTTTTAGAAATGTTGGAAGGTGCAATAAAACGCTACCAGAACAACTTGCTGACAACAGCAGAAATTATTCAAGAACTCATCAACATTGCAAAGGAGATTAAAGAAGCCGACAAAGAAGGTGAACGACTTGGTCTGACAAAAGATGAAGTTGCTTTTTACAATGCTTTAGAAGTAAATGATAGTGCAGTAATGGTTTTGGGTGACGACCAACTCAAAGAAATTGCAAGAGAAATTACGGACAAAGTAAGAGCTAACGCAACTATTGACTGGACTATTAGAGAAAGTGCAAGAGCAAGATTAATGGTAATTGTTAAGCGGACATTGACAAAGTGGGGTTATCCACCAGACAAACAAGCAAAAGCAATTGAAACAGTTTTAAAACAAGCAGAACTAATGGCAGACTTCTTTACAAAAGATTGA
- a CDS encoding abortive infection family protein produces MERLKTLIQQYSRWSPLSEYVERIEGFKNTDFSISIENSKSLLESIAKEICKQRGQPLEGTESVGKLIGLSFGCLGYSPSNSIRQIGTAISNIGQQMGNFRNEIGKTSHGRTLEELKSKSTVVNSLTGDFLIFSTETVCSFLIEAFETDNPLAESEKDIKYSDNNEFNEFWDDEFGDFNMAVYSFTASEILFNCDINAYKTELSSYSNSDETNN; encoded by the coding sequence ATGGAACGGCTTAAAACTCTTATACAACAATATAGCAGGTGGTCTCCGTTGAGCGAGTATGTTGAACGGATTGAAGGATTTAAGAATACTGACTTTTCTATTTCAATTGAAAATTCAAAATCCTTGCTTGAGAGCATTGCAAAAGAAATTTGTAAACAAAGAGGACAGCCATTAGAAGGGACAGAATCTGTAGGTAAATTAATCGGTTTATCTTTTGGATGCTTAGGTTATTCGCCATCAAATTCAATAAGACAGATTGGAACAGCAATTTCCAATATTGGACAACAGATGGGCAATTTTAGAAATGAAATAGGAAAAACATCTCATGGTAGAACACTTGAAGAGTTAAAGAGCAAATCAACAGTTGTAAATAGTTTAACAGGCGATTTTTTAATTTTCTCAACGGAAACCGTTTGCAGTTTCTTAATTGAAGCGTTTGAAACAGATAATCCACTTGCAGAAAGCGAGAAGGATATAAAGTATTCTGATAATAATGAGTTTAACGAATTTTGGGATGATGAGTTTGGTGATTTTAATATGGCTGTTTATTCATTTACAGCCAGTGAAATTCTTTTTAACTGTGATATAAATGCCTACAAAACAGAACTAAGTTCATATAGTAATAGTGATGAAACCAATAACTGA